The nucleotide window ATTTGCCCGACACTCAAGACATCGGCGTGGTCTTTTTCAACAACGTCGGGCCGCTGCACATGTGTGGCCACGGGACGATCGGTGTCGCGGTGACCCTGGCCTATCTGGGGCGTATCGATTCGGGACGCCATACGATTCAAACGTCGGTCGGACCTGTACAGTTCGAATTGTCCGATGACTTACACACGGTTCGATTGCAAAACGTGCCCAGCTATCGTCTTGCTCATGACGTTGCGGTGACCCTGGACGACGGACAAACGATTCTCGGTGACGTGGCGTGGGGCGGCAATTGGTTTTTCTTGACCGAACACAACGATCATCCACTGACGATGCCCAACGTCGACGCGTTGACGATCCATTGTCAACAAATCAAAGCCGCGCTTCAGCGTCAGGGCATTTCCGGGGACCAGGGTCGCGAAATCGATCACATCGAACTTTTTCAGTCGGTGGGAACATCAGCGGGACGCAATTTCGTGCTGTGCCCGGGCGGCCAGTTTGATCGTTCGCCGTGTGGCACCGGGACCAGTGCCAAAGTCGCCTGCCTTGCGGCCGATGGGCATTTGAAGCCGGGCCAGAAATGGCGTCAGCAAAGTGTGACGGGGACTTGGTTCGAAGCCAGTTACGAAGCGGCCGATCATGGCCAGGTGATTCCGACCATCCAAGGCGACGCTTGGATCACCGCCGATGGGACGCTGCTTTTTGACACTGACGACCCGCTGGCCGCCGATGCCCGTTGGTGAAGCGATCATGATCCTCGGCCGGCCCGGTGTTCGCTTCGAACATCATGGCAGCGCAGACAGAAACGATGACCGGAATCCGATTCGATGGACGATATGAACCCCCATGACATTCAGTCTCGCCGCGTCGTGATCATCGGCGGAGGAATCATTGGTGTCGCCGCGGCTCATTTCTTGAAGAACGATGGGCATGACGTGGTGGTCGTGGACAAGGGTTCGATCGGCGGGGCTTGTTCGCATGGCAATTGTGGACTGGTTTGTCCCAGCCACGTCTTGCCGCTGGCCGAACCCGGTGCACCTTGGTCGGCGATCCGTTCGATGTTGAATCCGGCCAGCGCGTTTCGGGTCAAGCCGCGTTTGGATCCGTCATTGTGGTCGTGGTTTTGGAACTTCAACCGTCGATGTAACCAGCGGGACATGCTGGAATCCGCGACGGCGATCCAACCGCTGTTGCTGCATTCGATGCGGCTTTACGAGGAACTGGTCAGCGATGACGCGCCGACGGATATCCGTTGCGACTGGACCAAACGAGGTTTGTTGTTCGTTTATCGGGATGCCAAGCCGCTGGACGCGTACGCCCCGACGGATCGGCTGTTGGGCGAACGTTTCAACGAATCGGCGGTGCGACTTGGGCCGGGCGAATTGGTGGAACTTGAACCGGCGCTGCGTGACGATTTGGCCGGTGGCTGGTGGTTTGAACACGACGCGCACTTGCGCCCGGACAAGTTGTTGAACTCATGGGTCTCGTCACTGCGCGGCCGTGGTTTGCGTTTCATTCCCGATGCGGAACTGACGGACTTGGTGGTCCAGGATGGTGTCGCCCGTCATGCCAAGCTGAAAACGTCCGCCGGTAATGAATCGGTCGACGGCGACGTCTTCTTGTTCGCCACCGGGGCTTGG belongs to Crateriforma spongiae and includes:
- a CDS encoding NAD(P)/FAD-dependent oxidoreductase; the protein is MDDMNPHDIQSRRVVIIGGGIIGVAAAHFLKNDGHDVVVVDKGSIGGACSHGNCGLVCPSHVLPLAEPGAPWSAIRSMLNPASAFRVKPRLDPSLWSWFWNFNRRCNQRDMLESATAIQPLLLHSMRLYEELVSDDAPTDIRCDWTKRGLLFVYRDAKPLDAYAPTDRLLGERFNESAVRLGPGELVELEPALRDDLAGGWWFEHDAHLRPDKLLNSWVSSLRGRGLRFIPDAELTDLVVQDGVARHAKLKTSAGNESVDGDVFLFATGAWTPLLSRWMKMTVPIQPGKGYSITLPAPAGGPQSPMIFPQHRVAVTPMNDRLRLGSIMEFVGYDESIQPKRLRLLTGATRTYLRSDVADAIDGAPQDEAWQGWRPMTYDSTPVIGRCGAYENVYVSAGHNMLGISMAPASGQLVASLISGTTPALDPTPYRPQRFAV
- a CDS encoding proline racemase family protein, with translation MSATNESDIDSMAIPARGIVWMLRRVHFIDSHTAGEPTRTIVAGLPDLGTQCVADRRRRLVQQQDAFRHLVLAEPRGSEILVGALLIDDLPDTQDIGVVFFNNVGPLHMCGHGTIGVAVTLAYLGRIDSGRHTIQTSVGPVQFELSDDLHTVRLQNVPSYRLAHDVAVTLDDGQTILGDVAWGGNWFFLTEHNDHPLTMPNVDALTIHCQQIKAALQRQGISGDQGREIDHIELFQSVGTSAGRNFVLCPGGQFDRSPCGTGTSAKVACLAADGHLKPGQKWRQQSVTGTWFEASYEAADHGQVIPTIQGDAWITADGTLLFDTDDPLAADARW